In the genome of Halostella salina, the window AACCCCAAACCGGTGTGTTGAAGCGCCAAGAACCGGTCGCTACACCCCGGGCAGGTCCTCGCGGTACTCCGTGATCGCTTCCTTCGCCTCGTCGATGTGCTCGCCGACGGCGTCGTTGCCGTTCTTTTTGATCTCCGCCAGGATGTTCTCGTGGCGCGCCAGCCGGCCGTGGTCGGGACCACGGTCGGCCGTCGCCATGCGGGCGAACTCGTCTGACTGGTCGTACAGGCGGTCGCGGACCGTCTCCCCGTCGGCCGCTTCGCTGGCCTCTCGGAGTCGGTCGCTTGCGCGCTGTAGTTCCTCGCGGACCATGCGTGACGGTACGGCGACGGCGAACATAAGCCCCGGGCCGCCTCAGCGGTCGAGCACGGCGGCGAAGAAGGGCGGTTTCGGCGGTTCGTCGGCGGCCGTCTCCGGGGCTGCCCACTCGGACTCGACGCGAAACCCCGCGGCACGCAGCTGATCCCGGGTCGCCTCGGCCCCGGCCATGTGCCAGGTCATCTCGACGCCGTCGCCGAGCCAGTCCGGGTTCGTGCGCTCGAACTCAGCGGGCGCTTCGGAGAGCAACACCCGTCCGCCGGGACGCAGGACGCGGGCGAACTCGTCGACGACAGCCTGATGGTCGGGAAGCGGCACGTGGATCAGCGAGTCGACCGCCGTCACGGCGTCGAACGCGTCGGCCCGGAACGGGAGATCCGTCATGTCACCTTGCACGAGCCGGGCGGCGGGAACGCCGTCGGCGGCGAGCCGGAGCTGGCCCGCGGCGAAGTCGAGGCCGACGGCTGTCGCTCCCTCAGAAAGCCGTCGGAGGACCGGCTCGCCGTGTCCACAGCCGGCGTCAAGCACGCGAGTCGGGTCGGCGAGCGAGTCGAGAAACGCATCCAGGATAGCTCGCTCGCGCTCGTCGCCGGAGCGGTTCGCGGCGTACGCCTCGGCGAGTTCGTCGTACCCCCGACGGACGGTCTCCCTGTCTGCCATCGGGGGGCGTTCGTCCCCCCGGTGGTTGAACGTTCGGTCCGGCCGCGGTGACGGCGGCTGCGGTGCCGCCTACTCCTCCGTGCGGTCCGAGACCGTCACGCCGAACGCCGCGCGGTCGGCGTCCGCCACTGCGGGCAGACCGAACAGACGCGGCCGGACGAGGAAATAGATCCCCGTAAAGCCGAAGCCGAGGGCCGCAAGCGCCATCGTGGTCGTCACGCCCAGCAGTTCGGCGACGACGCCGCCGAGGAGCGAGCCGAGCGGGAGCGTCGCCCCCGAGGCCGTCCCCTTGACCGACGAGACCCGCCCGAGGAGGTCCCCCGGGAAGACGGTCTGGTTCAGCGTCGCCGTGAGCACGCCGTCGACCCCGGCCGGCACCCACGCCAGCCCGAACAGCACGACGGTGAGCGCGGGCGAGGGGACGACCGCCGCGGCGAGCCAGCTGCACGCGCCGAGCGTGTGCATCACCGGCTTCAGCCGGCCGTAGGCGACGCCCTCCAGATACGGCGCGACGACCGACCCGACGAGCCGGCCGATGCCGAGCGCGCCGAGCATGAGGCCGTAGAGGGCGGGACCGCCCAGCCCGTCGCCGAACGCCGGCAGGATCGCGAGCGTCACGCCCGTCGCGAGGTTGGCGACAGCGGTCATGGCGATCAGCGGGACGAAGGCGCTCCCGCGGAGCGCGTCGACGCCCGCACGAAGGTCGTCGACGTACGAGGCGAACACGGCCCGCAGCGACTGCCCGTCGTCAGTCGGCGCGTCGGCGTCGGCCGTCTCCGAACGGTCGGCGGTCGCCTCGCCCCCGCGGGAAATCACGATGCCGGCGAACAGCAGCGCGGCGACGCCGAACGTGGCCGCGTCGAGCAGGAACAGCGCCGTCGCGCCGAAGACGGCGATGAACGCGCCGCCCAGCGCGTCGAATATCATGTCCAGCCCGAGCGTGACGGTGTGGAGCGCGGAGTTGGCCTGCGATAACTGCCCGTCGTCGACGATCCGCGGGACGAGCGTCGCCTGCATCGGGGCCATCGGTAACGTCGCGAGCATCAGGATCGGGAGCACGGCGAAGATGACGCCGACGCTCAGGTGCCCCGTCGCCGCAGCGAGCGGGAGAACCAGCACGACGATTCCCTGAACGACCTGTGACCCGACGAGCACGGGCCGGAGCGGGAGCCGGTCGACAAGGGGACCGGCGAACATCTGCAACAGCCACGGGAGCAACAGGATGGCGTTGGCGACGCCCGTCAGGAACGTCGATCCGGAGAGTTCGAAGACCAGCCAGAGGACGGCGACGCTGTAGAGGCTGTCGCCGGCGTTGGTGACGAACTGGCCCGCGAAAAAGCGCAGGAAGTCGCGGTTGCGCCAGATCGACGGCTTCTCGGCAGTCGGTTCCGCTTCGGTCGTCTCGACTGACTCGGCCGCCGTCATCGGCGACCACCCCTACGGGCCGTCGGGCGTTCACGAGGCGGTCGCCACAACCGCGAGCGATGCAACTGGTGATTGCGAAGCGATCCGTCGTCGTCTCCGTAAATCGGTACGTGGTCGGACGAGCCGCGGGGCGTCCCCAGCGGCTCAGCGAATGTCGGCATATGCGTGCGTGTTCGATCGAGAGACTGCGACTACAGGACGTAGCGAAGCGGCGCGAACCCGAGTGCTGCAGCTATCGGGCCCGCCGCGCGGCGGGAGGCGAACGCGGATCGAACACCGGACGGCCCGCGAGCCGACGGATCATAGAACGGTTCGTCCGAGGAATCGGCGACCCGAGAAATAAATCTGGTGGACCTATGAGACGGTCAACCGTGGTCGTTCACCCGAGACGCGCGGTTGGTGGTGGAAACACGACAACGGCTACGTGCCCAGGAGTACAGCGTACAACTGTGAGCCCAAACAGGGAGCAGGTCCAGTTCCGAGTCCCGGTTCCCCTCATCGACCGAGCGGATGCACTGGCGACAGCTCTCGAAACGGACAGAACGGATGTCCTCGTAACTGCACTCCGTGAATACTTGCAGGACGCAGTCCACGACGACACGCTTGTTCAGGAGATCGCTGCCGCCTACTACGACGACGAGATCAGCGACGAGCAACTCGAAGCACTTGTCGGTGCGGAAGAGACCGCCAACCAGCGCGTCCTGAAACAGCAACTCGACGAGGAGTTCGTCGACGAACTCGCTGAGCGATAACTACGTTCCACAGACTCGGACTCGTACGTGCCTCGCTGGCGAACGTTCACCGACCGTGTGATGCGCACAATCGCCGGGCGAGGACGGCCTCCATTATTCGAGGAGATCAGCACTGTTCGACGCGGGAGACACAAAGCGACATCCAACGAGCGGTCTCGTTGGGAGTGGGATTCTGAACCGAACAGTTATATCTTTCCCACTCAAAGTGGGAAACATGCCGACGGTGGATTCCAAAGGGCGGGTAGTGCTTCCGAAGGAGGTCCGGGAACAGATAGGGATCGCGCCCGGGACGGAGGTCACCGTTCACGAGGAAGACGGGAAAGTGATCGTCAAACCGGAGGACGACCCGGAACGGATCGTAGAGGACCTGGTCGAGCGGATCGAGGCCGCCGCCTCCGCGGACCGAACGACGACGCCGTACGAGGACCTGGACCCGCACGCGAAGAAGCACGTCGACGCCGTTCAGGACGGGGCAAACGGTGACGGCGATGAGTGAAGGGCCGTACCTCTTTGACGTCGGCGTGACGGCGCTCGCACACGCCGGGACGCCGGTGAGCGATACTCCACAGTCGTACGTCCGCGAGGCGATCCAGGGGTCGATCGATGCGGTCGTGCCGTACGCCTCACTCGTCGGCGCACATCACGTCCTCTCGTCGGTGTATGGGTTCTCGAACGACGAGGCGGCCGGGCTCATGCAGCGGTTCATGGACGCAAAGCGGATCCACTGGTACGCGGACCTCCCGGAGCGCATCGTCCGGAACGGGTTCGACCGGTCGGGGAACTTGAACATCGACGGCTGGGACGGCTACTACGCGCAAGTGGCTCTCGAGGAGGGGGTCGAAACGATCCTGACGCTTGACGACGACTTCGAGCGAGTCGACGACGTCGCGACCGAAGTCGTCCTGTCGTCCGAGGAGTTCGCCACGCTGAACGAGTATCTGGGGTACTGACGAGTCACGAAGCGAAGGGCGGCCGCCGACCGGCCCCGACGCCCCGCCTTTTTGCCCGTCTCTCCCGTACGGCTAGCGATGGTCGAACGGGCCGCGGGCCACGGCGAACCGCCCGAGCACGACACCGAGGACCACGGCGGGGAGGGCGGTCACGAACACCGGAGCCGCTGGCCCATCCTCGCGGCGGGCGGCGCTGGCGTGCTGTACGCGGGCATTGCGCTGTACGCGCTGGCAGCCGCGGCGGGCATCGCGCCGACGTGGATCGGCGGCGGTCTCGCCGTCCTCGGCACGCTCGGCGTTGTCGGCGGGCTCACCGGCTGGGCCGTCGAGGCGTACGCGCCGCCGGGCGGGAAGGACCGCCGGACGTACCGCGCGACGATGGCGCTGTTCCTCGCGACGGACGTGGGCACGTTCGGCGCGGGCTTCATCTACTACTTCTTCGTCCGTGTCGGCACGTGGCCGCCCTCGGAACTGCCCGACCTCGTCGGCTCGCTCGTACTGGCGAACACGGCGATACTGCTCGTCTCCAGCGTCACGCTCCACTACGCCCATGTCTCGCTGGAGCGCGACAAACGGCGGCGCTTTCTCGGGCTGCTCGGGGCGACCGTGTTGCTCGGCGTCGTCTTCCTCGCCGGCCAACTCTACGAGTACTACGAGTTCGTCGTCGCGGAGGGCTTTGCCCTCTCCTCTGGCGTCTACTGGAGCGCGTTCTACGGGCTGACGGGGCTGCACGGCCTGCACGTCGCGCTCGGCGTCGTCCTGCTGTCGGTCGTGCTCTTCCGGGGATACCGCGGGCGGTACGGGGCGGAGCGTGACACGGGCGTCACGACGGCGTCGCTGTACTGGCACTTCGTCGACGTCGTGTGGATCTTTCTGGTGGCGGTGCTGTACGTGGGCGCGGTTGTGGAGTTGTAGGGAGGGTAAACACAGTGGTTGTGCCATGATATAGATCAGGGAGGTCTAATATGAACTTTAAGTAGTTAGCACAACGAATGGTTTTCTATGAAAAGCAAATCGAATATTGATCCGGGGAGCGGAGCAACGATAACGCTCGATATCCCCACACAGGACGCGGGCCTGTTCAAGAGTCAGGCTGTACACGAGGTTCTCTCCTTCTTATCTCGGTACTACAGCAACGAGTTCTCCATCACGGAACTGACTGATGCTGTCGACTACTCACAGCCGAGTGTCTCCAAAGCCATCGATGTCCTCGCCGCCAACGACCTCGTCACAGAGCGGCGACAAGGAAACGCTCGGTTGGTGCAGATAAACCGTGAACGGTTGTTCCAGCCCGACGATCCGCTGCTCCAGATCCCGCAGGGGGAGTTCCACGCGCCAGTTCGAAGCGCAGTCGAGGAATTAGTCGAGCAGCTCGACAGTATCATCGGTGTCGTTCTGTACGGCAGTGTGGCGCGAGGGGAGGCCGACAGACGAAGCGACATCGACCTGTGGGTCCTCGTCGAAGAAGACCGAATGACGAACCAACGAACGGCGAACCGCATCCGGCAGGATCTCGAAGATCGGGAGTTCGATACCGGCCGGTATGCATACGAGATCGATATCGAATCGCTTCCGGCCGTGCCGAACTACACCGACGAGTTGCAGGAGATACTCGGCGATGGTCTCGTGGTCTACGACACGGAGAAGTTCGAAACGGTCCGAGAGATGGTGTTCCACGGTGAGCTCGATGAGTAGGGAGTCGGACCCACAGGCCATCACGGACGCGCTCATCGCAGCGGTCGACGCGTTCAACGAGGAGGGATACGGCGTTCCGACGCGGGAGGACGCGATCGATCCAGACGCCGACTGGAAAACGCAGTTGACGAAGGCCTGTCGGTTACTGTCCGCGGTCGATACGATCGCCGACCAGGGGTTCTGTACTGCCACTATCGAACTGTGCTTCGGCGCGACAGAACGGTCGATCGAGGCCTACGCGTTGGCTGAAGGTGGCGATGAGCTCGTTGACTTTCACGACCACACTACCTGCTACGACCGCGCAACCGACCTTGGGCTGCTATCTACTACGACGACACGCAAACTACGGCAACTGTACGACACCAACCGCACGGACAGTTACTACGGTGGACGACGCCCAACGGAACGCCAAGCCGACACGATGCAGCAACTTGCCCAAAGCGTCCACGGGTACGTCACAAACCAGATCAGGGAAGGCGGAGTCTGCGTCTGCGACACACCGCACTAGTGCGGTCCCACCGAACCTAAGTTACCCCTGCCGTCGCTCGAACGCCGCGTACCGCCGGTACAGCGGCGGCGTCAGTACGCCGAGCGCGCCGAAGGCCATCGCGGCCAGCCCGAGCGGGAGCAGGATCGGGTCGACGGACGTGCACGGCCGGGTCGAGCGCAGCGTCGCGTAGTACGTCTCGCCCTCGTACGCGACAAGGACGCCGTCTTCGAACGCCTCACGGTTCGGGAACGCCCCGTCGACCGCCCCTT includes:
- a CDS encoding class I SAM-dependent methyltransferase, with amino-acid sequence MADRETVRRGYDELAEAYAANRSGDERERAILDAFLDSLADPTRVLDAGCGHGEPVLRRLSEGATAVGLDFAAGQLRLAADGVPAARLVQGDMTDLPFRADAFDAVTAVDSLIHVPLPDHQAVVDEFARVLRPGGRVLLSEAPAEFERTNPDWLGDGVEMTWHMAGAEATRDQLRAAGFRVESEWAAPETAADEPPKPPFFAAVLDR
- a CDS encoding AbrB/MazE/SpoVT family DNA-binding domain-containing protein, which gives rise to MPTVDSKGRVVLPKEVREQIGIAPGTEVTVHEEDGKVIVKPEDDPERIVEDLVERIEAAASADRTTTPYEDLDPHAKKHVDAVQDGANGDGDE
- a CDS encoding DUF7553 family protein; this translates as MVREELQRASDRLREASEAADGETVRDRLYDQSDEFARMATADRGPDHGRLARHENILAEIKKNGNDAVGEHIDEAKEAITEYREDLPGV
- a CDS encoding MFS transporter, with amino-acid sequence MTAAESVETTEAEPTAEKPSIWRNRDFLRFFAGQFVTNAGDSLYSVAVLWLVFELSGSTFLTGVANAILLLPWLLQMFAGPLVDRLPLRPVLVGSQVVQGIVVLVLPLAAATGHLSVGVIFAVLPILMLATLPMAPMQATLVPRIVDDGQLSQANSALHTVTLGLDMIFDALGGAFIAVFGATALFLLDAATFGVAALLFAGIVISRGGEATADRSETADADAPTDDGQSLRAVFASYVDDLRAGVDALRGSAFVPLIAMTAVANLATGVTLAILPAFGDGLGGPALYGLMLGALGIGRLVGSVVAPYLEGVAYGRLKPVMHTLGACSWLAAAVVPSPALTVVLFGLAWVPAGVDGVLTATLNQTVFPGDLLGRVSSVKGTASGATLPLGSLLGGVVAELLGVTTTMALAALGFGFTGIYFLVRPRLFGLPAVADADRAAFGVTVSDRTEE
- a CDS encoding DNA-binding protein → MSRESDPQAITDALIAAVDAFNEEGYGVPTREDAIDPDADWKTQLTKACRLLSAVDTIADQGFCTATIELCFGATERSIEAYALAEGGDELVDFHDHTTCYDRATDLGLLSTTTTRKLRQLYDTNRTDSYYGGRRPTERQADTMQQLAQSVHGYVTNQIREGGVCVCDTPH
- a CDS encoding cytochrome c oxidase subunit 3, with protein sequence MVERAAGHGEPPEHDTEDHGGEGGHEHRSRWPILAAGGAGVLYAGIALYALAAAAGIAPTWIGGGLAVLGTLGVVGGLTGWAVEAYAPPGGKDRRTYRATMALFLATDVGTFGAGFIYYFFVRVGTWPPSELPDLVGSLVLANTAILLVSSVTLHYAHVSLERDKRRRFLGLLGATVLLGVVFLAGQLYEYYEFVVAEGFALSSGVYWSAFYGLTGLHGLHVALGVVLLSVVLFRGYRGRYGAERDTGVTTASLYWHFVDVVWIFLVAVLYVGAVVEL
- a CDS encoding type II toxin-antitoxin system VapC family toxin produces the protein MSEGPYLFDVGVTALAHAGTPVSDTPQSYVREAIQGSIDAVVPYASLVGAHHVLSSVYGFSNDEAAGLMQRFMDAKRIHWYADLPERIVRNGFDRSGNLNIDGWDGYYAQVALEEGVETILTLDDDFERVDDVATEVVLSSEEFATLNEYLGY
- a CDS encoding nucleotidyltransferase domain-containing protein, with translation MKSKSNIDPGSGATITLDIPTQDAGLFKSQAVHEVLSFLSRYYSNEFSITELTDAVDYSQPSVSKAIDVLAANDLVTERRQGNARLVQINRERLFQPDDPLLQIPQGEFHAPVRSAVEELVEQLDSIIGVVLYGSVARGEADRRSDIDLWVLVEEDRMTNQRTANRIRQDLEDREFDTGRYAYEIDIESLPAVPNYTDELQEILGDGLVVYDTEKFETVREMVFHGELDE